The following proteins are co-located in the Desulfoscipio sp. XC116 genome:
- a CDS encoding DUF3231 family protein, with protein sequence MEIKDTAADQTKKKAFFVLKTAILSLKIWLVVNMLISLPFLNRNSKPLIIDTSEAYNLWDVLNSKYMQADKLKLWKNYIHDRDLLGMLETAERELLKSIEQIERNLQLSGIKGPDKYKSVIKTSANSEVLDDETIAQDYYFFLQEMIELMLRAARTSTTNDQMRNMFIKQLKNMVEFIDLYVKYLKLKGWLGVPPLYKLVPKEVNDKLDTGEAYHLWNHTTYRYDNMHQTDIYHAFAHDVDFKALLKTGMQVLLKKQINLLEKELEHFGIPVPKRPSSVYVTPSDTTILDDDHMYRMILTGIQGTASLHAQAYKQCFTNERIRNIFKTLLYSEIDCIDDLIKFGKIKGWLHPAPQYRLQ encoded by the coding sequence TTGGAGATCAAAGATACAGCCGCCGACCAAACAAAAAAAAAAGCATTTTTTGTTTTAAAAACAGCCATACTATCTTTAAAAATATGGCTGGTGGTAAATATGTTAATATCCTTACCCTTCTTAAACCGCAACTCCAAACCATTAATTATCGATACTTCGGAAGCATATAACCTGTGGGACGTATTGAATTCCAAGTATATGCAAGCCGATAAACTCAAACTTTGGAAAAATTATATCCATGACCGTGACTTATTGGGTATGTTGGAGACGGCAGAACGCGAATTATTAAAATCCATCGAACAAATAGAGAGAAATCTTCAGTTATCCGGCATCAAAGGGCCGGATAAGTACAAAAGCGTAATTAAAACATCTGCTAATAGCGAAGTATTGGACGATGAAACAATTGCCCAGGATTATTACTTTTTTTTACAGGAAATGATTGAGTTAATGCTAAGGGCTGCCAGAACATCCACCACCAATGACCAGATGCGCAATATGTTCATAAAACAATTAAAAAATATGGTAGAGTTTATTGATTTATATGTCAAATACCTTAAACTTAAAGGTTGGCTGGGGGTGCCGCCTTTATATAAACTGGTGCCCAAAGAAGTAAATGATAAGCTCGATACCGGTGAAGCCTATCATCTTTGGAACCATACCACCTACCGGTACGACAATATGCACCAAACGGATATATATCACGCCTTTGCTCATGACGTGGATTTTAAAGCCTTGTTAAAAACCGGCATGCAGGTATTGTTAAAAAAGCAAATCAACCTGCTTGAGAAAGAACTTGAACATTTTGGCATTCCGGTGCCCAAACGCCCCTCCAGTGTATACGTAACTCCATCGGATACAACAATATTGGATGACGACCATATGTATAGAATGATCTTAACCGGTATTCAAGGAACTGCCTCACTGCATGCCCAGGCTTATAAACAGTGTTTCACCAATGAACGAATACGGAATATTTTTAAGACATTGCTATACAGCGAAATTGATTGCATAGATGACTTAATTAAATTCGGCAAGATTAAAGGCTGGCTGCACCCGGCCCCGCAATACAGGCTTCAGTAA
- a CDS encoding cation:proton antiporter, translated as MEHDILFEIGIAIGIIAAAGLLASRLRFSIVPLLILAGLAVGPHIPQFWIIDLSFINSTPLIDFMGRLGVLYLMFYLGLEFSVGRLLKASSAILKTGLIYMAINFTIGVLFPFLLGWPIKEILVTAGIMTISSSAIVAKVLVELKRAVRPETEMILGLMMFQDVFVAIYLSIVSGLVLTGSTSPEMVLKSASVALGFMIGILLLGRKLKSLLNRLLDIPSDEVFMLCLFAALIMVAGFSESIHVAEAIGALLVGLVLAETEHVERIEHLVVPFRDFFGALFFFSFGLSIDPLALPGAVWPAVIAVLLTIIGNFVSGMISGRISGYSHRASVNIGLTITSRGEFSIILAGLAEAGALSPILQSFAALYVLILAVLGPLLTKESKWIYAQLGRLFKWPPLVEKSRRKQKPNIVAESQ; from the coding sequence GGGGCCACACATACCACAATTCTGGATAATAGATTTAAGTTTTATTAATAGTACGCCATTAATAGACTTCATGGGCCGGCTCGGTGTTCTTTATCTCATGTTTTACCTCGGCCTGGAATTCTCAGTTGGTCGGCTGCTAAAAGCAAGCAGTGCAATTTTAAAGACCGGTTTAATATATATGGCCATTAACTTTACAATAGGAGTTCTGTTCCCTTTTCTATTAGGTTGGCCCATTAAGGAAATATTAGTGACCGCGGGCATAATGACAATATCATCCAGTGCTATAGTAGCTAAAGTTCTAGTTGAACTAAAACGGGCTGTCAGACCGGAAACAGAAATGATTTTGGGACTCATGATGTTTCAGGATGTATTTGTGGCCATATATCTGTCTATAGTGTCCGGGCTCGTTTTAACCGGGTCAACATCGCCGGAAATGGTTTTAAAGTCCGCATCGGTGGCTTTAGGGTTTATGATCGGAATATTGCTTTTAGGCCGTAAATTAAAGTCCCTGTTAAATCGTCTTCTGGATATTCCCTCGGATGAAGTGTTTATGCTATGTTTATTTGCCGCATTAATTATGGTAGCCGGATTTTCTGAATCAATCCACGTTGCCGAAGCCATAGGAGCACTACTGGTGGGGCTGGTCCTGGCCGAGACTGAACATGTTGAACGTATAGAGCATCTGGTTGTGCCTTTCAGGGATTTCTTCGGCGCTCTCTTTTTCTTTAGTTTTGGTTTAAGCATCGACCCCCTGGCATTACCCGGCGCCGTATGGCCCGCCGTAATAGCCGTACTCCTTACGATTATCGGCAATTTTGTTTCCGGTATGATCTCCGGGCGCATATCCGGATATTCACATAGGGCCTCTGTAAATATCGGGTTAACAATCACCTCCAGAGGAGAGTTCTCCATTATTCTGGCCGGCCTTGCCGAGGCCGGGGCTTTATCGCCCATCTTACAATCCTTTGCCGCCTTATATGTACTTATTCTAGCTGTATTAGGACCGCTGTTAACTAAAGAGTCCAAGTGGATTTATGCCCAATTGGGCCGTTTGTTTAAATGGCCCCCATTAGTGGAAAAAAGCCGAAGAAAACAAAAGCCGAACATTGTCGCCGAAAGTCAGTAA